AGAAAACGACCAGGGAAATTATCACAAAGTCCACAAGGGCGCCGGCAAAATCCCCTACAAGAAGCCTAACCGGGCCAACATAGAACACTGCCGACCTCCAGTCTCCCCCGGGAGTCATAGCCCCTACGACTGGCATAATAATATCCTGGACAAGCGCGCTTACAAGCTTGTTTGCAGCAGCGCCCATTATGAATGCAACCGCAAGCCCGACGACCTTGTGTTTATCCATGAACCCAATGAATTCCGAGACAAATCCCATCTCCTCACCTTCATTTGTCAAAGTATTGCTTTAGACTAACCAGTTAATTTGTAAATTATACATACACCATGTCGCAGCCTTGCGGGTCTGGGAAAAATGAGGGGTTGAGCAGGCCTGATATGAATAGCTTCAGATATCCAAGATAGGGTATCCTTACAACAACCTTTCCCTTGTACTGCCCTTCCACTTTTGCAGGCTGGTTGCCAAGCCCGTAGGCAAAATTGTAATACTGGGCATCAAATATCTCGTTGTTGTCGCCTTTTGTAAGCAGGTACTGCCCCTGCGGGCTGTCAACCTTCAGCAATGCCCTGTGGATTATGTCCCCGCCGCCTGTGCTAAGCCAGTATATCTCGTTTTTCCTTGGCGTATAGACAACAATGTCATTTTCAAGCTCGGTCCTGTACTCCTTTTGGCCAAAGACCACCGAGCTTGCGCATGGCACCTGGTAAATCCTCTGCCCCTGTTTTCTTTCACATCTTGAATACTTGAAAGTGAAGTCCCCTCTCCTCTCCTCAACCAGCTCCGGGGTTGTCCTGAATAGCGTGCATGCCTGGCTGTTTGCATTATTCGGGTTTGTGCAAAAGCTGTAGACTGAACCGTCCACGCTTTCAAGAAACTCCCCATTGCCATATACTTCTGCCTTGCCAAAAAGGGCCTCGGCCTGCGTTTGCGTTGCGCTGATTTTTGGCGCATTTATCTGCCCGCCTTGCAGGATTACCATGTCCCCCCGCTCAAGCTGCGGCAGCATTGAGCAGGACACGATTGCATTTAGGGGGGATGGGGTGGCAAGGACAAAGCCAAGCCCGTACCAAAAAACTACCGCCGCAACAATGGCAACTGCTATCTCCTTTATCTCGTTTTTCCACCCGCCCTCCTTTACGCCAACCGCAGTCTCGACTGCAAGGAGGCAGATTACGCTGATTGCCACTCCAAGGCCGAAAATCGGGTGCCTTGTGAAAAGAAAAAGCAAAAAAGTTGCTGCAAGAAGATAATAGAGGGCCTTTGACTTGTATGCCTTAAGGCAAGCTGATGCAAACTGTTCTTTGAAGCCCGGCATTTTTTCTCCCGCGCTTGCCTGGCTCCCATGCCGGCCTTGTTTTTCCACTATCCCACTTTTGCCCAGAATGTTAATAAGCCAGCTACTTTGATTTTTTCCTGGGTGCATGGGCTGTCTGTGCAAATTCATCCTTGAATTTTGCGGTCTGCTTTGCAAGCTCCTTTATTGCCTCGCGAATAACGGAAAGGGCATTTTTGTTCTTTGTCCTGACAATCAGCTTTGGCGATGCTATCTGTGGGTGGTCCATCGTGTATGCTGCGAATTCAACGTCGGAGTCCTGCGCAATGATTTCGCGAAGCGCGTTTGGCAGGCTGTGCTCCTCTCCTTCTATCACCATTTCAACGTAATTAGTCTCCTTTGCCAGGAAATTTATTTTCATGCAAACAACCCCTCAAACACCAGTGTTTGGCCTTT
The DNA window shown above is from Candidatus Parvarchaeota archaeon and carries:
- a CDS encoding MscL family protein; this translates as MGFVSEFIGFMDKHKVVGLAVAFIMGAAANKLVSALVQDIIMPVVGAMTPGGDWRSAVFYVGPVRLLVGDFAGALVDFVIISLVVFLIVKYAAKSTQA
- a CDS encoding DNA-directed RNA polymerase subunit L; amino-acid sequence: MKINFLAKETNYVEMVIEGEEHSLPNALREIIAQDSDVEFAAYTMDHPQIASPKLIVRTKNKNALSVIREAIKELAKQTAKFKDEFAQTAHAPRKKSK